The following are from one region of the Gossypium hirsutum isolate 1008001.06 chromosome D03, Gossypium_hirsutum_v2.1, whole genome shotgun sequence genome:
- the LOC107928751 gene encoding GRF1-interacting factor 2 isoform X2, with amino-acid sequence MQQPPQLMNITTEQIQKYLDENKELIMAIMENQNQGKLAESASYQAQLQQNLMYLAKIADSQPQASASASSQMPPQSAIPQEQHVQSAQAAMAKQHPCFLAPKLPFHLNDQPQQQQPEQSVYLQQQQFNQPQVGLRSVAPSGTYLGVQTGMGNNFMNIQGNKQDSSEDGGGEGFRKSSYGRDNMRA; translated from the exons ATGCAGCAGCCTCCACAGTTGATGAACATCACCACTGAGCAGATTCaaaag TACCTGGACGAGAATAAGGAGTTGATTATGGCAATAATGGAGAACCAAAACCAGGGAAAGTTGGCTGAGAGTGCCTC GTATCAAGCACAGCTGCAGCAGAACCTAATGTATCTAGCTAAAATTGCTGATTCACAACCACAGGCATCGGCATCGGCATCTTCCCAG ATGCCTCCACAGTCTGCAATACCACAAGAGCAGCATGTTCAGTCTGCACAAGCTGCAATGGCTAAGCAGCATCCCTGTTTCTTAGCACCAAAGTTGCCTTTCCATTTGAATGATCAGCCACAGCAGCAGCAACCAGAGCAGTCCGTGTATCTCCAGCAGCAGCAGTTCAACCAGCCACAAGTTGGGTTAAGATCTGTTGCCCCTAGTGGCACTTATCTCGGGGTGCAAACTGGTATGGGTAACAATTTCATGAACATTCAAGGAAACAAACAAGATAGCTCGGAAGATGGTGGTGGTGAAGGTTTCCGAAAATCGTCGTATGGGCGTGATAACATGAGGGCTTGA
- the LOC107928751 gene encoding GRF1-interacting factor 2 isoform X1, with translation MQQPPQLMNITTEQIQKYLDENKELIMAIMENQNQGKLAESASYQAQLQQNLMYLAKIADSQPQASASASSQPLQMPPQSAIPQEQHVQSAQAAMAKQHPCFLAPKLPFHLNDQPQQQQPEQSVYLQQQQFNQPQVGLRSVAPSGTYLGVQTGMGNNFMNIQGNKQDSSEDGGGEGFRKSSYGRDNMRA, from the exons ATGCAGCAGCCTCCACAGTTGATGAACATCACCACTGAGCAGATTCaaaag TACCTGGACGAGAATAAGGAGTTGATTATGGCAATAATGGAGAACCAAAACCAGGGAAAGTTGGCTGAGAGTGCCTC GTATCAAGCACAGCTGCAGCAGAACCTAATGTATCTAGCTAAAATTGCTGATTCACAACCACAGGCATCGGCATCGGCATCTTCCCAG CCGTTGCAGATGCCTCCACAGTCTGCAATACCACAAGAGCAGCATGTTCAGTCTGCACAAGCTGCAATGGCTAAGCAGCATCCCTGTTTCTTAGCACCAAAGTTGCCTTTCCATTTGAATGATCAGCCACAGCAGCAGCAACCAGAGCAGTCCGTGTATCTCCAGCAGCAGCAGTTCAACCAGCCACAAGTTGGGTTAAGATCTGTTGCCCCTAGTGGCACTTATCTCGGGGTGCAAACTGGTATGGGTAACAATTTCATGAACATTCAAGGAAACAAACAAGATAGCTCGGAAGATGGTGGTGGTGAAGGTTTCCGAAAATCGTCGTATGGGCGTGATAACATGAGGGCTTGA
- the LOC107928748 gene encoding non-specific phospholipase C1 isoform X2, whose protein sequence is MSSGRRVPFTLVLFFCLLVSSHSLTSNYNFRKKHKIKGPIKTLVVLVMENRSFDHLLGWLKSTRPDIDGLSGTESNPVNVADPNSPFISVSDDALFVDSDPGHSFQAIREQIFGSNDSSADSAPMNGFAQQAESMGEGMGRTVMSGFKPSRLPVYTKLANEFGVFDRWFASVPASTQPNRFYVHSATSFGATSNVKKDLIHGFPQKTIFDSLDENGLSFGIYYQNIPATLFFKSLRKLKFLTKFHNYALKFRLHARLGKLPNYVVVEQRYFDVKEFPANDDHPSHDVARGQRFVKEVYEILRSSPQWKEMALLITYDEHGGFYDHVPTPVSGVPNPDGIVGPDPFYFKFNRLGVRVPTLLVSPWIDKATETLPEVTTSLRPWGPKEDASLSEFQVELVQLASQLNGDYVLNTYPYIGKSMRVGEANRYVEDAVKRFLEAGKAAIRAGANESAIVTMRPSLTSRIEDRGQHVEAY, encoded by the exons ATGAGTTCCGGCAGGCGAGTACCCTTCACCCTTGTTCTCTTCTTTTGCCTTTTAGTTTCATCTCACTCTCTTACTTCTAACTATAATTTCCGAAAGAAACACAAAATCAAAGGACCCATTAAAACTTTAGTCGTCCTCGTGATGGAAAACCGTTCTTTTGACCATCTTTTGGGTTGGCTCAAATCGACCCGACCCGACATAGACGGTCTCTCCGGCACAGAGTCAAACCCAGTCAACGTCGCCGACCCCAACTCCCCCTTTATCTCTGTCTCCGACGACGCTCTCTTTGTCGACTCCGACCCAGGCCACTCTTTTCAAGCGATCAGAGAACAGATTTTCGGGTCGAACGACAGCTCTGCTGACTCGGCTCCAATGAACGGCTTCGCCCAACAAGCGGAGAGCATGGGTGAAGGAATGGGAAGAACCGTGATGAGCGGATTTAAACCGAGTCGGTTACCGGTTTACACGAAGTTAGCGAACGAGTTCGGCGTTTTCGACCGGTGGTTTGCTTCGGTTCCGGCTTCGACTCAACCGAACAGGTTTTACGTTCATTCAGCAACGTCGTTTGGGGCGACGAGTAATGTCAAGAAAGACCTCATCCATGGATTCCCCCAAAAGACGATTTTCGATTCGTTGGACGAAAATGGCCTCAGCTTCGGCATTTATTACCAAAACATCCCGGCCACCCTTTTCTTCAAAAGCCTAAGGAAATTAAAGTTCTTGACCAAATTCCACAACTACGCTTTGAAGTTCCGGCTTCACGCGCGGCTTGGGAAGCTGCCGAATTACGTGGTGGTGGAGCAGCGTTACTTCGACGTGAAGGAGTTTCCGGCGAACGACGACCACCCGTCGCATGACGTGGCGCGTGGGCAGAGGTTCGTGAAGGAGGTGTACGAGATACTGAGAAGTAGCCCGCAGTGGAAAGAGATGGCGCTTCTGATCACGTACGATGAGCACGGAGGGTTTTATGATCACGTGCCGACACCTGTGTCGGGTGTTCCTAACCCGGACGGAATAGTTGGACCCGACCCGTTTTATTTCAAGTTCAATAGGCTTGGTGTTAGGGTCCCCACTCTCTTGGTCTCTCCCTGGATCGATAAGGCAACTG AAACTCTTCCAGAGGTGACGACTTCATTGAGGCCATGGGGGCCAAAAGAAGATGCTAGCCTCTCAGAATTCCAAGTTGAGCTGGTTCAGCTTGCATCACAGCTCAATGGTGATTACGTCCTCAATACTTACCCTTATATTGGGAAAAGCATGCGAGTAGGTGAAGCCAACCGATACGTAGAGGATGCAGTCAAGAGGTTCCTGGAAGCCGGAAAGGCTGCTATAAGAGCCGGAGCTAATGAATCTGCAATTGTTACGATGAGGCCTTCTCTTACCAGTCGAATCGAGGATCGGGGTCAACATGTGGAAGCCTATTAG
- the LOC107928748 gene encoding non-specific phospholipase C1 isoform X1 yields MSSGRRVPFTLVLFFCLLVSSHSLTSNYNFRKKHKIKGPIKTLVVLVMENRSFDHLLGWLKSTRPDIDGLSGTESNPVNVADPNSPFISVSDDALFVDSDPGHSFQAIREQIFGSNDSSADSAPMNGFAQQAESMGEGMGRTVMSGFKPSRLPVYTKLANEFGVFDRWFASVPASTQPNRFYVHSATSFGATSNVKKDLIHGFPQKTIFDSLDENGLSFGIYYQNIPATLFFKSLRKLKFLTKFHNYALKFRLHARLGKLPNYVVVEQRYFDVKEFPANDDHPSHDVARGQRFVKEVYEILRSSPQWKEMALLITYDEHGGFYDHVPTPVSGVPNPDGIVGPDPFYFKFNRLGVRVPTLLVSPWIDKATVIHEPTGPTPSSQFEHSSIPATVKKLFNLNSNFLTKRDAWAATFENYFKLRTTPRTDCPETLPEVTTSLRPWGPKEDASLSEFQVELVQLASQLNGDYVLNTYPYIGKSMRVGEANRYVEDAVKRFLEAGKAAIRAGANESAIVTMRPSLTSRIEDRGQHVEAY; encoded by the exons ATGAGTTCCGGCAGGCGAGTACCCTTCACCCTTGTTCTCTTCTTTTGCCTTTTAGTTTCATCTCACTCTCTTACTTCTAACTATAATTTCCGAAAGAAACACAAAATCAAAGGACCCATTAAAACTTTAGTCGTCCTCGTGATGGAAAACCGTTCTTTTGACCATCTTTTGGGTTGGCTCAAATCGACCCGACCCGACATAGACGGTCTCTCCGGCACAGAGTCAAACCCAGTCAACGTCGCCGACCCCAACTCCCCCTTTATCTCTGTCTCCGACGACGCTCTCTTTGTCGACTCCGACCCAGGCCACTCTTTTCAAGCGATCAGAGAACAGATTTTCGGGTCGAACGACAGCTCTGCTGACTCGGCTCCAATGAACGGCTTCGCCCAACAAGCGGAGAGCATGGGTGAAGGAATGGGAAGAACCGTGATGAGCGGATTTAAACCGAGTCGGTTACCGGTTTACACGAAGTTAGCGAACGAGTTCGGCGTTTTCGACCGGTGGTTTGCTTCGGTTCCGGCTTCGACTCAACCGAACAGGTTTTACGTTCATTCAGCAACGTCGTTTGGGGCGACGAGTAATGTCAAGAAAGACCTCATCCATGGATTCCCCCAAAAGACGATTTTCGATTCGTTGGACGAAAATGGCCTCAGCTTCGGCATTTATTACCAAAACATCCCGGCCACCCTTTTCTTCAAAAGCCTAAGGAAATTAAAGTTCTTGACCAAATTCCACAACTACGCTTTGAAGTTCCGGCTTCACGCGCGGCTTGGGAAGCTGCCGAATTACGTGGTGGTGGAGCAGCGTTACTTCGACGTGAAGGAGTTTCCGGCGAACGACGACCACCCGTCGCATGACGTGGCGCGTGGGCAGAGGTTCGTGAAGGAGGTGTACGAGATACTGAGAAGTAGCCCGCAGTGGAAAGAGATGGCGCTTCTGATCACGTACGATGAGCACGGAGGGTTTTATGATCACGTGCCGACACCTGTGTCGGGTGTTCCTAACCCGGACGGAATAGTTGGACCCGACCCGTTTTATTTCAAGTTCAATAGGCTTGGTGTTAGGGTCCCCACTCTCTTGGTCTCTCCCTGGATCGATAAGGCAACTG TGATCCACGAGCCAACTGGGCCAACACCGTCTTCCCAATTTGAACATTCTTCCATCCCTGCAACTGTGAAGAAGCTCTTCAACCTGAATTCAAATTTCCTGACAAAGAGGGATGCCTGGGCTGCtacatttgaaaattattttaagctACGTACTACTCCACGAACTGACTGTCCTG AAACTCTTCCAGAGGTGACGACTTCATTGAGGCCATGGGGGCCAAAAGAAGATGCTAGCCTCTCAGAATTCCAAGTTGAGCTGGTTCAGCTTGCATCACAGCTCAATGGTGATTACGTCCTCAATACTTACCCTTATATTGGGAAAAGCATGCGAGTAGGTGAAGCCAACCGATACGTAGAGGATGCAGTCAAGAGGTTCCTGGAAGCCGGAAAGGCTGCTATAAGAGCCGGAGCTAATGAATCTGCAATTGTTACGATGAGGCCTTCTCTTACCAGTCGAATCGAGGATCGGGGTCAACATGTGGAAGCCTATTAG